One Dysidea avara chromosome 7, odDysAvar1.4, whole genome shotgun sequence genomic region harbors:
- the LOC136261111 gene encoding uncharacterized protein: protein MPTDESPADLLTRGISAKQLKSSQLWLHSPSWLIYTDQWPTWSPADVVHLQNVAIEDAQETNNRPAETCGIHIVIDVSRYSRLTKLFTVIVYVHRFGHNLKHPSDRVIGPITAKELSDATMLWIKASQQLEYFDKIINLMSKSPKHTLLVRQLRLFLDSRRFLCCGERIHNALISELAKFPYLLSPKHQITKLLVYATHERLHHAGVSSTITAIRQLYWIPVIRVYVRKLLRRCVTCLRLIGKPYRPPDPPPLPKVRIEDPTPFSVCGVDFTGAMYVWEGESGKKVYICLLTCATTRAVHLEMVLDMTVNSFMLEFWKFTSRRSLPRTMMSNNASTYLAAADELQELLTSTSLKQALEHHCMVWEFIPKRAPWYDGFWEWLVELIKQAFKKTLGRRFVTLPILETIVVEVEATLNDRPLTYVSYCGS from the coding sequence ATGCCAACTGACGAGAGCCCAGCTGATCTATTGACAAGGGGAATATCCGCAAAACAATTGAAGTCCTCCCAACTCTGGCTTCATAGTCCTTCCTGGTTAATTTATACAGACCAGTGGCCCACGTGGTCACCAGCTGATGTAGTTCACTTACAGAACGTTGCTATAGAAGATGCTCAAGAAACCAACAACAGACCCGCTGAGACCTGTGGTATCCATATTGTTATTGATGTCTCCCGTTACAGCAGACTCACTAAACTATTCACTGTTATTGTTTATGTGCATCGTTTTGGCCACAACTTGAAGCACCCCAGTGATAGGGTAATTGGTCCCATCACTGCTAAGGAACTATCAGATGCCACAATGCTCTGGATTAAAGCCTCCCAACAACTGGAATACTTTGACAAGATCATAAACCTAATGTCAAAGTCACCCAAGCATACTCTTCTTGTACGTCAGCTCAGATTGTTCCTGGATAGTAGAAGATTTCTATGTTGTGGGGAGAGGATTCATAATGCACTTATTAGCGAGCTGGCAAAGTTCCCTTATTTATTGTCTCCCAAGCACCAGATAACCAAGCTTCTTGTGTATGCCACTCACGAGAGACTTCATCATGCAGGAGTGAGTAGTACAATAACAGCAATCCGTCAATTGTACTGGATTCCAGTGATTAGAGTTTATGTGAGGAAATTGCTTAGGAGATGTGTAACATGTTTAAGATTGATAGGTAAACCCTACAGACCTCCTGATCCTCCACCACTCCCAAAGGTTAGAATTGAAGACCCAACCCCGTTTTCAGTTTGTGGTGTTGACTTTACTGGGGCCATGTATGTTTGGGAAGGAGAGAGTGGGAAGAAGGTGTACATTTGCCTCTTAACATGTGCCACAACAAGAGCGGTACACCTCGAAATGGTACTGGACATGACAGTGAACAGTTTCATGCTGGAATTTTGGAAGTTCACTAGCAGAAGATCACTACCCAGAACAATGATGTCCAACAATGCCTCAACCTACTTAGCGGCAGCTGATGAATTGCAAGAACTCCTTACATCCACTTCCCTCAAACAAGCTCTAGAACACCATTGCATGGTTTGGGAATTTATTCCTAAGAGGGCACCGTGGTACGATGGGTTTTGGGAATGGTTAGTTGAGCTAATTAAACAAGCATTTAAGAAAACCTTGGGCAGACGTTTTGTCACTTTGCCGATTCTCGAGACCATTGTTGTGGAAGTTGAGGCAACCCTAAATGATCGACCCTTGACTTATGTATCTTATTGTGGAAGTTGA